Genomic segment of Pochonia chlamydosporia 170 chromosome 1, whole genome shotgun sequence:
TATTTGGGGCGGCGGGATTTTACGTCTTTTTGGTCACAAGTCGTGTTGCATGAGCCCCCCAGGCGTTCGAGCGGTTTGATCTTGACGCACATGTTGGATATAGATATAGAAAGAAGGCCAAAGCGGGATTTCCAGACCGTCAAGGGCACAGGGGCATCGATTCAAGTGTCATGTGGAAATTTAATATGACAAAAGCAGGTTGTAGCATCAGCCATAGGAGTTCACCAAACTAGATTTTCGACCCCAACTTTTGTGCTTTGCATAGAAAACAGCACAAGCGATTGCGACTAATGTCTTCCAAGTTACCCATGTATGGAATGTGTACGGCTTGAGCCTTCTTCTGTATTTGTCAACAAGCACGGACGTACTCCGTGAAGTAATGTTGAATCTAGCAACTCTGTTCCACTGTTTTTCTCACTTTAGTAACCAAGCAGCTCCTACAGAGTATAGGTTTCGTACAAATACGGGGTACATCGCGTCCATGCACTTCGTCGCCCATCTTGTCTGACTTGCCCCTATGTTACGGACTGTCAAAAAGAACGTGCTCCGAGAGCTGAGTAATGTTGTCTTTCGGTTAACACGGGCGCTCATCTGCATCGCAGTGAATGCCTGGGGATGAATAACTGGTCTGTCCGGTCTGAGACATTCTCGCAATAGATTACGGGGAACACCTGTTGGTTGTTACAAGAATATTGGTGATCACAACAGTAATCTGTGGTTGTAAGAGTTTTGGATGTTAGCTTAGTGAAGTTTAGTGTAAACCTTGCTCAAGAGTTTATTACATAGCACGACGGTAAGTCATGCAGCTAAAATTAAAAGAAAGCTACAACCATGTCAACAGATACAAATGATTGCAATTACTCAGCTCTCAGAAATCGTTCTTTTCGTTGAAACTATCCCAACGCACAAGACTACGAGCATTATTGCATGCCTCTAAATGACCATGCTCAACGAGGGCACTGGTCCTACACGTCGTTTGCATAGattcaagggcaaggaccTTGCTCTTCATGGCTAGGGACTCTTGTTGGCGATGTAACTTCTTATAGTTGCGAAGAATCTAGTTAACTGTTGACTTGCTCCGAAATAGACGCTTGGATTTACCATTTGATGTTAAAATATTTCCTAATACAGCAGACTAGGGGTAGCATTTGTTGTGTCGCTGTACCTTGTCAATGTCGATTTAATTCATAGGGCTGTACTTGAAACACCAAggaaggtgatgaagaatACCACCAAGTTCGGCTTAGAATAATGGATAATTAGTGGATACGGTACAATGGTAACTTCCCCATATATTTCAGGGGCGTAAGTGCTTCCTTCAGTCTAACATCTAGTCCCGTTCTCAGCATTAAGGCTGAGTTGGTTGGCTCCGAATCACAACGTACCGCTGCCAACAGTTCAATACATGTGACCTTTGAAAATAACAATGTCTGACCAACATGTTGGTTGGCTCAAGTTGCCCCTCGGCTTTACAAGACCCCGACGCACGGTTCTTCTGCAAATAAGCACGCCCGACCAACATACATATGTTCTAATCGTCTGGCGAGAATCTACTGGACAACAACCATGAGAGTTGTGACAGACTCATAGCCTCATTGCATCACAAGGTTGTGCGGCCACTGTGGTGTCACGTAATCCCTCATCCAAACCAAACCTGATTGGAGTTTTGGTTCCAGATGTCTCAGCGTAACTGCTCCTCATTCCGTAATAGTATGACCGGCGCAGCTCGATCTAGGACATTAGGCAGTAGCCGATGTAACTAACTCCCATTGGTTCAAGCATTTACTGTAGATACAAGACAGAGATACTTATAGGCATCTACAAGTCACCCACCCTTGCCTCTTCATCATTATCCCGCTTCGAGCACACGTGATAAACACTTATTTTAGCCTTCGGATTATACACTGttctttgtcttgttgccaAGCCACAGCGAAAATGGcagtcaatgtcaatcaagTAGGCTACGAGCGTCGACTTGCCGTAGTAAAGGACATACTCAAAAGCCGTGGCCTCCAAGTTAGTTACTAATCTCTTAGCAACGCCTTCACTGTTATCGCTAATAATGACCCACACAGGTGTCCAAGATCTCGGACGTGGCATACGATGAAGCTTACACATATGCCTTCAAcaatttcttcttcaaggtGGAGCTAGCTACTCCAgcctcatcctccatctTCACAGGCAAGCAACACGGGACAACTGCAGCTCCCTCTGACGGTGTATCCGTCCTGGTGCTTAAACTCAGCAATCCCACAGCAGGGGGTgtaaacaacaccaaccgTGTAGAGAATGACGTCGCGGTGCAGCATCTGGTCCGTCAGTCCATGGCGGAAGCCGGAGTCGAGGCTCTCGTCCCGGTTGTCTACGCCTGGACACCAACGACAGATGCTAAGGCAGAAGAGGGCTTTGGATGGATTATGTCGGAGCTGAAGCACGGTGTGGACTTGAACACGGTGTTCCCATCTCTCCCGCTCGAGGACAAAGTCCCTATTCTGGAGCAGTTCGCTACTGTCTTGAAGACAATACAAACAGCAAGGATACCAGACAGTGCTAAAATGTATGGTGGGCTCACGTTTGACTCGAGTGGCATGATTGTCAGTGGCCAATCGTCCGTCTACAAGAGCGACCCCGTGGCTACATATGCTGAATTCAGGCTCAGCAAGCTGCGTAAGCAACTTGAACTGGCCGCCCAAAGCCCTGTTATCCAGGGCTGGAAGAGCAATGGCATAGCCGGGAGGATTGAAAAGTTTATTGCTAGTGGTGGACCTGAGAAACTCCTTGCTGGTGCCGACTTGGGCAGGATGAGTATAATCCACGGTGACCTCAGTAAGTCTACACACTTGACACTATCAACAGTTAATACGGCTTTTGATAACACAAGACAGCAACGCACAACATGCTATTCGATACAGGTACCAAGAGAATCACTGCAGTGCTAGACTTTGACTTTTCTTTCATCTCCCACACCCTCGACGAATTTATCAGTGGCTCTAGTCTCGGCGACCTCGGCGGCATGGTTgacttcaacaacaaacccCTCAAGGATGCTATCCTCAGTGGAAACTTTTCCACATTCCCAGAAAACTTGGACAAAGAGTCTACCCAGAGGTGGCAGGGGGCCAAGGCGTGGAACGCGGCAATGAAAACCGTCGGCGTAGTCTCCCCGAGTGATATGCGGGGCGTGCAAAAGATATGCGACCTTATAGAGCTGCAGATTCTCATATGTCCCTTCGACCTAGGCAATCAGCTCATGATTGACCAAATGGATGATGGGAAAAAGGCCGCACGGCGAGAAAAGACGGAGGCGGATCTTGTGCAGTGGTTGGATGAGCATGGGTTCTAGGATGGACGGGCGGTGATGAGTTTCATTTTGTGTGCCTTTTGTGTGTCTTCTGCCCTTGTGTAGGCTCATCAGATTGTTGATATAGCGAGCTGTTGGTTAGTTAGTTATGACAAGTCGTTGACTGGAGTTTTGAGCAAACCGAAGCATGGGACACAAGTCCGTGATGAAATCGACATTTCATGGCAATGGGTGGTAGTAAGAGCGGCGAGGGCGCTAAACTTAATATGGCAAAGAACACCTGTACTCGTCCAGCGACGCCACATTTGTCCAGAGTAAAGCGGCACTGCTCATACACTACTACTTGGGACAAGTCACCTTCACATCCTTGGTCCCCCGCCAGTCGTATCGATAAGGAATTTTTTTGTGCTGCGTTTGAACACAGGCCAGGTTATTTTTGCACCCACCTTGACCTTTTGACGATACCAGCTTTCTGCCTCTGTGTCAACGACAAAATGTCGACACCGACTTTGGCTGAGAAGCtggacaagatcaagtccCCTGGTCTGCAAGGTCAGCAGAGGGTGAGCCTCCCAAAGATGAAACTCAAATCCGAATTCGCTGTCTATGTGCGCAGTGGTAACTGACCAAATCTCCACAACCGCAGAATGCCGTTGTCCTCCAAGCTGTTGAATCAACACTCAAAGAACAAGACGCCTCACCGACACCGACCGGTTATTTTGCCGCTCTTCTAGCTTTATTGCAACAGGCAATCAGCAATGGAAATGTGAATGTAGAATTGGCCTCGCCCGTGGTCTATCTTTTGGACGTCGTCACACCGTTTGCCCCGCAGCCTCTGCTTCGATCCAAGTTTACGCAAATCCTTACACTTCTCGCGCCTGTATTATTACTGCAAGATGCCGAAGCTATTCTGCTTAGAACATCAATTGGATGCTTGGAATCGCTACTTCTAGCCCAGGATGCGCCGTCGTGGGAGCTCTCCGTCTCGCAAATTGGACCTCGCCGTGCTGTCGCCGGCCTGCTCAACCTTTCTCTCGACCACCGACCAAAGATCCGAAAGCGAGCCCAGGATGCTTTGAAGAACGTCCTCAAGAACCCTCCTCCTAGTCCCTCGCTGGACCACCCGGCTGCCGACATGTGTGCCCAGACGGCGCTAAAGAACTTGGAGGACCTCGCAGGCAAGGCTGCCGAATCAcgcaagggcaagaaatCGTCCGACTCTGCCCATGACC
This window contains:
- a CDS encoding protein kinase-like domain (similar to Cordyceps militaris CM01 XP_006668684.1), with amino-acid sequence MAVNVNQVGYERRLAVVKDILKSRGLQVSKISDVAYDEAYTYAFNNFFFKVELATPASSSIFTGKQHGTTAAPSDGVSVLVLKLSNPTAGGVNNTNRVENDVAVQHLVRQSMAEAGVEALVPVVYAWTPTTDAKAEEGFGWIMSELKHGVDLNTVFPSLPLEDKVPILEQFATVLKTIQTARIPDSAKMYGGLTFDSSGMIVSGQSSVYKSDPVATYAEFRLSKLRKQLELAAQSPVIQGWKSNGIAGRIEKFIASGGPEKLLAGADLGRMSIIHGDLTTHNMLFDTGTKRITAVLDFDFSFISHTLDEFISGSSLGDLGGMVDFNNKPLKDAILSGNFSTFPENLDKESTQRWQGAKAWNAAMKTVGVVSPSDMRGVQKICDLIELQILICPFDLGNQLMIDQMDDGKKAARREKTEADLVQWLDEHGF